In Ctenopharyngodon idella isolate HZGC_01 chromosome 1, HZGC01, whole genome shotgun sequence, a single genomic region encodes these proteins:
- the gne gene encoding bifunctional UDP-N-acetylglucosamine 2-epimerase/N-acetylmannosamine kinase isoform X2, with protein sequence MMPGHARNPHELYYLKTQRAQEKMERSEKELKQRLRVCVATCNRADYSKLAPIMFGIKSQPEIFDLEVVVLGSHLIDDYGNTFRMIEQDEFDIGSKLHTIVRGEDEAAMVESVGLALVKLPDVLQRLAPDILLVHGDRFDALALATAASLMNIRILHLEGGEVSGTIDDSIRHAISKLAHYHAVCTLSAERHLISMCEDHSRILLAGCPSYDKLLTAHQRDDYADIIKSWIGSDVKEQDYIVALQHPVTTDIKNSIKIYELMLDALISFNKKTLILFPNIDAGSKEMVRVMRRKGIEQHPKFRAVKHVPFDQFIQLVAHAGCMIGNSSCGVREAGAFGTPVINLGTRQTGRETGENVLHVRDADTHNKIYHALELQFGKRYPCSKIYGDGNAVQRILKFLQSIDLSEPLQKKFCFPPVKECISQDIDHILETQSALAVDLGGTNLRVGIVSMKGKVVNKYVQLNPKTFEERIELILTMCKQAMADAVHLNCRILGVGVSTGGRVNPQDGVVLHSTKLINEWSSVDIRTPLSSALHLPVWVDNDGNCAALAEKKFGHGKGVENFVTIITGTGIGGGIIQHNELIHGNTFCAAELGHIVVSLEGPECMCGSHGCIEAYSSGLALQREAKRLHDEDLLFVEGMTVNNKEQVNAIHLIDAARLGNPKAESVLHTAGTALGLGIVNILHMINPSLVILSGVLSKHYEDPVRQVISQRALLSAQGTNIKVSELEDPALLGAASMVLDYTTRRTY encoded by the exons ATGATGCCGGGACATGCTAGAAACCCACAT GAGCTTTACTATCTGAAGACCCAGCGAGCACAGGAGAAGATGGAGCGATCGGAGAAGGAGTTGAAGCAACGACTACGCGTGTGCGTGGCCACCTGTAACAGAGCGGACTACTCTAAACTCGCCCCCATCATGTTCGGCATCAAATCTCAGCCTGAAATCTTTGACCTGGAGGTGGTGGTGCTGGGTTCACATCTCATTGATGATTACGG AAACACGTTCCGCATGATTGAGCAGGATGAGTTTGACATCGGCTCCAAATTGCACACCATTGTTCGTGGTGAAGATGAAGCTGCCATGGTGGAGTCCGTGGGTCTCGCGCTCGTGAAGCTTCCCGACGTGCTCCAGCGTCTCGCCCCTGACATTCTGCTCGTTCACGGCGACCGTTTTGACGCGCTGGCCTTGGCGACTGCGGCGTCTCTAATGAACATTCGCATATTGCACCTTGAAGGTGGAGAAGTAAGCGGAACCATTGATGATTCAATTCGTCATGCCATCTCCAAACTGGCACACTACCACGCTGTCTGCACACTCTCAGCCGAGAGACACCTCATCTCCATGTGCGAAGACCACTCTCGTATCTTATTGGCTGGCTGCCCGTCGTACGACAAGCTGCTCACTGCCCACCAACGAGACGATTATGCTGATATCATCAAATCTTGGATTG GGAGTGATGTGAAAGAGCAGGACTATATTGTGGCCCTGCAGCATCCTGTTACCACAGACATCAAGAACTCCATTAAAATCTACGAGTTAATGCTGGACGCTCTCATCTCCTTCAACAAGAAAACTCTCATTCTCTTCCCGAATATTGACGCAG GCAGTAAGGAGATGGTTCGTGTGATGAGACGGAAGGGAATCGAGCAGCATCCGAAATTTCGTGCAGTAAAGCATGTTCCGTTCGATCAGTTCATCCAGCTGGTCGCACACGCCGGCTGCATGATTGGGAACAGCAGCTGTGGAGTTCGTGAGGCCGGAGCGTTTGGAACACCTGTCATTAACCTGGGTACTCGCCAGACAGGTCGAGAAACAG GGGAAAATGTTCTACATGTGCGAGATGCAGACACACATAATAAAATCTACCATGCCTTGGAGCTGCAGTTTGGAAAACGCTACCCCTG CTCCAAGATCTATGGTGATGGAAATGCAGTCCAGCGCATCTTGAAGTTCTTGCAGTCCATTGACCTATCTGAGCCACTACAGAAGAAGTTCTGTTTCCCTCCCGTGAAGGAGTGTATCTCTCAAGATATTGaccacattctggagacacagAGTGCGCTTGCTGTTGACCTGGGGGGGACCAACCTGCGTGTCGGCATCGTCAGTATGAAG GGTAAAGTGGTTAATAAGTATGTCCAGTTGAATCCTAAGACATTTGAGGAGAGGATAGAGCTGATTCTGACCATGTGCAAACAGGCCATGGCTGACGCCGTTCACCTCAACTGCAGAATCCTGGGAGTCG GTGTGAGCACAGGGGGGCGTGTGAACCCGCAAGATGGGGTCGTCCTCCACTCCACCAAGCTAATAAACGAGTGGAGTTCGGTGGACATCCGTACACCTCTCTCTAGTGCCCTTCATCTGCCTGTGTGGGTTGATAATGATGGCAACTGTGCAGCTCTCGCTGAGAAGAAGTTTGGCCATGGCAAAGGCGTGGAGAACTTTGTCACCATTATCACTGGAACCG GAATTGGAGGTGGTATAATCCAGCATAATGAACTGATCCATGGTAACACATTTTGCGCGGCTGAACTGGGACACATCGTGGTCTCACTGGAAGGACCAGAGTGCATGTGTGGCAGCCACGGCTGCATAGAGGCCTACTCATCAGGTCTCGCCCTGCAGAGAGAAGCCAAGAGACTCCATGACG AGGACTTGCTGTTTGTGGAGGGAATGACTGTGAATAACAAAGAACAGGTGAATGCTATTCATCTAATCGACGCTGCTCGCCTCGGCAACCCCAAAGCTGAGAGCGTACTTCACACGG CGGGTACTGCGCTGGGTTTGGGCATTGTGAACATCCTGCACATGATCAACCCGTCTCTGGTGATCCTGTCTGGTGTCCTGTCGAAGCATTACGAGGATCCAGTTCGTCAGGTCATCAGCCAGCGCGCTCTGCTCTCAGCGCAGGGGACCAACATCAAGGTGTCTGAGCTGGAGGATCCTGCCCTGCTGGGTGCCGCCAGCATGGTACTGGACTATACCACACGCCGTACCTACTGA
- the gne gene encoding bifunctional UDP-N-acetylglucosamine 2-epimerase/N-acetylmannosamine kinase isoform X1 → MMPGHARNPHSVQFRNTHELYYLKTQRAQEKMERSEKELKQRLRVCVATCNRADYSKLAPIMFGIKSQPEIFDLEVVVLGSHLIDDYGNTFRMIEQDEFDIGSKLHTIVRGEDEAAMVESVGLALVKLPDVLQRLAPDILLVHGDRFDALALATAASLMNIRILHLEGGEVSGTIDDSIRHAISKLAHYHAVCTLSAERHLISMCEDHSRILLAGCPSYDKLLTAHQRDDYADIIKSWIGSDVKEQDYIVALQHPVTTDIKNSIKIYELMLDALISFNKKTLILFPNIDAGSKEMVRVMRRKGIEQHPKFRAVKHVPFDQFIQLVAHAGCMIGNSSCGVREAGAFGTPVINLGTRQTGRETGENVLHVRDADTHNKIYHALELQFGKRYPCSKIYGDGNAVQRILKFLQSIDLSEPLQKKFCFPPVKECISQDIDHILETQSALAVDLGGTNLRVGIVSMKGKVVNKYVQLNPKTFEERIELILTMCKQAMADAVHLNCRILGVGVSTGGRVNPQDGVVLHSTKLINEWSSVDIRTPLSSALHLPVWVDNDGNCAALAEKKFGHGKGVENFVTIITGTGIGGGIIQHNELIHGNTFCAAELGHIVVSLEGPECMCGSHGCIEAYSSGLALQREAKRLHDEDLLFVEGMTVNNKEQVNAIHLIDAARLGNPKAESVLHTAGTALGLGIVNILHMINPSLVILSGVLSKHYEDPVRQVISQRALLSAQGTNIKVSELEDPALLGAASMVLDYTTRRTY, encoded by the exons ATGATGCCGGGACATGCTAGAAACCCACAT AGTGTTCAGTTCAGGAATACTCAT GAGCTTTACTATCTGAAGACCCAGCGAGCACAGGAGAAGATGGAGCGATCGGAGAAGGAGTTGAAGCAACGACTACGCGTGTGCGTGGCCACCTGTAACAGAGCGGACTACTCTAAACTCGCCCCCATCATGTTCGGCATCAAATCTCAGCCTGAAATCTTTGACCTGGAGGTGGTGGTGCTGGGTTCACATCTCATTGATGATTACGG AAACACGTTCCGCATGATTGAGCAGGATGAGTTTGACATCGGCTCCAAATTGCACACCATTGTTCGTGGTGAAGATGAAGCTGCCATGGTGGAGTCCGTGGGTCTCGCGCTCGTGAAGCTTCCCGACGTGCTCCAGCGTCTCGCCCCTGACATTCTGCTCGTTCACGGCGACCGTTTTGACGCGCTGGCCTTGGCGACTGCGGCGTCTCTAATGAACATTCGCATATTGCACCTTGAAGGTGGAGAAGTAAGCGGAACCATTGATGATTCAATTCGTCATGCCATCTCCAAACTGGCACACTACCACGCTGTCTGCACACTCTCAGCCGAGAGACACCTCATCTCCATGTGCGAAGACCACTCTCGTATCTTATTGGCTGGCTGCCCGTCGTACGACAAGCTGCTCACTGCCCACCAACGAGACGATTATGCTGATATCATCAAATCTTGGATTG GGAGTGATGTGAAAGAGCAGGACTATATTGTGGCCCTGCAGCATCCTGTTACCACAGACATCAAGAACTCCATTAAAATCTACGAGTTAATGCTGGACGCTCTCATCTCCTTCAACAAGAAAACTCTCATTCTCTTCCCGAATATTGACGCAG GCAGTAAGGAGATGGTTCGTGTGATGAGACGGAAGGGAATCGAGCAGCATCCGAAATTTCGTGCAGTAAAGCATGTTCCGTTCGATCAGTTCATCCAGCTGGTCGCACACGCCGGCTGCATGATTGGGAACAGCAGCTGTGGAGTTCGTGAGGCCGGAGCGTTTGGAACACCTGTCATTAACCTGGGTACTCGCCAGACAGGTCGAGAAACAG GGGAAAATGTTCTACATGTGCGAGATGCAGACACACATAATAAAATCTACCATGCCTTGGAGCTGCAGTTTGGAAAACGCTACCCCTG CTCCAAGATCTATGGTGATGGAAATGCAGTCCAGCGCATCTTGAAGTTCTTGCAGTCCATTGACCTATCTGAGCCACTACAGAAGAAGTTCTGTTTCCCTCCCGTGAAGGAGTGTATCTCTCAAGATATTGaccacattctggagacacagAGTGCGCTTGCTGTTGACCTGGGGGGGACCAACCTGCGTGTCGGCATCGTCAGTATGAAG GGTAAAGTGGTTAATAAGTATGTCCAGTTGAATCCTAAGACATTTGAGGAGAGGATAGAGCTGATTCTGACCATGTGCAAACAGGCCATGGCTGACGCCGTTCACCTCAACTGCAGAATCCTGGGAGTCG GTGTGAGCACAGGGGGGCGTGTGAACCCGCAAGATGGGGTCGTCCTCCACTCCACCAAGCTAATAAACGAGTGGAGTTCGGTGGACATCCGTACACCTCTCTCTAGTGCCCTTCATCTGCCTGTGTGGGTTGATAATGATGGCAACTGTGCAGCTCTCGCTGAGAAGAAGTTTGGCCATGGCAAAGGCGTGGAGAACTTTGTCACCATTATCACTGGAACCG GAATTGGAGGTGGTATAATCCAGCATAATGAACTGATCCATGGTAACACATTTTGCGCGGCTGAACTGGGACACATCGTGGTCTCACTGGAAGGACCAGAGTGCATGTGTGGCAGCCACGGCTGCATAGAGGCCTACTCATCAGGTCTCGCCCTGCAGAGAGAAGCCAAGAGACTCCATGACG AGGACTTGCTGTTTGTGGAGGGAATGACTGTGAATAACAAAGAACAGGTGAATGCTATTCATCTAATCGACGCTGCTCGCCTCGGCAACCCCAAAGCTGAGAGCGTACTTCACACGG CGGGTACTGCGCTGGGTTTGGGCATTGTGAACATCCTGCACATGATCAACCCGTCTCTGGTGATCCTGTCTGGTGTCCTGTCGAAGCATTACGAGGATCCAGTTCGTCAGGTCATCAGCCAGCGCGCTCTGCTCTCAGCGCAGGGGACCAACATCAAGGTGTCTGAGCTGGAGGATCCTGCCCTGCTGGGTGCCGCCAGCATGGTACTGGACTATACCACACGCCGTACCTACTGA
- the gne gene encoding bifunctional UDP-N-acetylglucosamine 2-epimerase/N-acetylmannosamine kinase isoform X3, with the protein MERSEKELKQRLRVCVATCNRADYSKLAPIMFGIKSQPEIFDLEVVVLGSHLIDDYGNTFRMIEQDEFDIGSKLHTIVRGEDEAAMVESVGLALVKLPDVLQRLAPDILLVHGDRFDALALATAASLMNIRILHLEGGEVSGTIDDSIRHAISKLAHYHAVCTLSAERHLISMCEDHSRILLAGCPSYDKLLTAHQRDDYADIIKSWIGSDVKEQDYIVALQHPVTTDIKNSIKIYELMLDALISFNKKTLILFPNIDAGSKEMVRVMRRKGIEQHPKFRAVKHVPFDQFIQLVAHAGCMIGNSSCGVREAGAFGTPVINLGTRQTGRETGENVLHVRDADTHNKIYHALELQFGKRYPCSKIYGDGNAVQRILKFLQSIDLSEPLQKKFCFPPVKECISQDIDHILETQSALAVDLGGTNLRVGIVSMKGKVVNKYVQLNPKTFEERIELILTMCKQAMADAVHLNCRILGVGVSTGGRVNPQDGVVLHSTKLINEWSSVDIRTPLSSALHLPVWVDNDGNCAALAEKKFGHGKGVENFVTIITGTGIGGGIIQHNELIHGNTFCAAELGHIVVSLEGPECMCGSHGCIEAYSSGLALQREAKRLHDEDLLFVEGMTVNNKEQVNAIHLIDAARLGNPKAESVLHTAGTALGLGIVNILHMINPSLVILSGVLSKHYEDPVRQVISQRALLSAQGTNIKVSELEDPALLGAASMVLDYTTRRTY; encoded by the exons ATGGAGCGATCGGAGAAGGAGTTGAAGCAACGACTACGCGTGTGCGTGGCCACCTGTAACAGAGCGGACTACTCTAAACTCGCCCCCATCATGTTCGGCATCAAATCTCAGCCTGAAATCTTTGACCTGGAGGTGGTGGTGCTGGGTTCACATCTCATTGATGATTACGG AAACACGTTCCGCATGATTGAGCAGGATGAGTTTGACATCGGCTCCAAATTGCACACCATTGTTCGTGGTGAAGATGAAGCTGCCATGGTGGAGTCCGTGGGTCTCGCGCTCGTGAAGCTTCCCGACGTGCTCCAGCGTCTCGCCCCTGACATTCTGCTCGTTCACGGCGACCGTTTTGACGCGCTGGCCTTGGCGACTGCGGCGTCTCTAATGAACATTCGCATATTGCACCTTGAAGGTGGAGAAGTAAGCGGAACCATTGATGATTCAATTCGTCATGCCATCTCCAAACTGGCACACTACCACGCTGTCTGCACACTCTCAGCCGAGAGACACCTCATCTCCATGTGCGAAGACCACTCTCGTATCTTATTGGCTGGCTGCCCGTCGTACGACAAGCTGCTCACTGCCCACCAACGAGACGATTATGCTGATATCATCAAATCTTGGATTG GGAGTGATGTGAAAGAGCAGGACTATATTGTGGCCCTGCAGCATCCTGTTACCACAGACATCAAGAACTCCATTAAAATCTACGAGTTAATGCTGGACGCTCTCATCTCCTTCAACAAGAAAACTCTCATTCTCTTCCCGAATATTGACGCAG GCAGTAAGGAGATGGTTCGTGTGATGAGACGGAAGGGAATCGAGCAGCATCCGAAATTTCGTGCAGTAAAGCATGTTCCGTTCGATCAGTTCATCCAGCTGGTCGCACACGCCGGCTGCATGATTGGGAACAGCAGCTGTGGAGTTCGTGAGGCCGGAGCGTTTGGAACACCTGTCATTAACCTGGGTACTCGCCAGACAGGTCGAGAAACAG GGGAAAATGTTCTACATGTGCGAGATGCAGACACACATAATAAAATCTACCATGCCTTGGAGCTGCAGTTTGGAAAACGCTACCCCTG CTCCAAGATCTATGGTGATGGAAATGCAGTCCAGCGCATCTTGAAGTTCTTGCAGTCCATTGACCTATCTGAGCCACTACAGAAGAAGTTCTGTTTCCCTCCCGTGAAGGAGTGTATCTCTCAAGATATTGaccacattctggagacacagAGTGCGCTTGCTGTTGACCTGGGGGGGACCAACCTGCGTGTCGGCATCGTCAGTATGAAG GGTAAAGTGGTTAATAAGTATGTCCAGTTGAATCCTAAGACATTTGAGGAGAGGATAGAGCTGATTCTGACCATGTGCAAACAGGCCATGGCTGACGCCGTTCACCTCAACTGCAGAATCCTGGGAGTCG GTGTGAGCACAGGGGGGCGTGTGAACCCGCAAGATGGGGTCGTCCTCCACTCCACCAAGCTAATAAACGAGTGGAGTTCGGTGGACATCCGTACACCTCTCTCTAGTGCCCTTCATCTGCCTGTGTGGGTTGATAATGATGGCAACTGTGCAGCTCTCGCTGAGAAGAAGTTTGGCCATGGCAAAGGCGTGGAGAACTTTGTCACCATTATCACTGGAACCG GAATTGGAGGTGGTATAATCCAGCATAATGAACTGATCCATGGTAACACATTTTGCGCGGCTGAACTGGGACACATCGTGGTCTCACTGGAAGGACCAGAGTGCATGTGTGGCAGCCACGGCTGCATAGAGGCCTACTCATCAGGTCTCGCCCTGCAGAGAGAAGCCAAGAGACTCCATGACG AGGACTTGCTGTTTGTGGAGGGAATGACTGTGAATAACAAAGAACAGGTGAATGCTATTCATCTAATCGACGCTGCTCGCCTCGGCAACCCCAAAGCTGAGAGCGTACTTCACACGG CGGGTACTGCGCTGGGTTTGGGCATTGTGAACATCCTGCACATGATCAACCCGTCTCTGGTGATCCTGTCTGGTGTCCTGTCGAAGCATTACGAGGATCCAGTTCGTCAGGTCATCAGCCAGCGCGCTCTGCTCTCAGCGCAGGGGACCAACATCAAGGTGTCTGAGCTGGAGGATCCTGCCCTGCTGGGTGCCGCCAGCATGGTACTGGACTATACCACACGCCGTACCTACTGA